In the genome of Prosthecobacter dejongeii, the window AGCCTTTAACGTGCAGGCTCATGAAGTGGCTGTCGGAAGTGAAGTCCATGCATGATCAATTTGTCAGCCAGGGCAATGAGGAAGCATCCATGGCCGTGGCTGCTTGCCATGACAGCTTTAAGGAGGTGGTCAAGGGCTATGCCGATGACATGCAAGCCTATCGAGCGGGGCCTCAGATCAAGCGGGAAATTTCACCAAGCGGGAAGCCTGAGTGAAGGGAAGTAAACCTAACCAAATAGAAAGAATGAAGTAGTTATGTCAGAATTTAAATCAGCTTTTAGCCTCTTAGAGGGCTTCGAATTTGCCAGCTCGAAAGATCGTGAGAACGCACTGCAGGCGCAGTTGTGGTTTACGGAGGCGCTTATGAATCCGGCCTCAGAGCCTTTTCCGTTGGTGATCATCACGGGGCCAAGGGGGTGCGGGAAATCGACGCTACTGACGCGGATGAAAAGCGTGGTGAGGCATCGGGCTTGCTTCGAATCGTCCTCCATTGATGACTTGTCTTTTGCCGCTGCTGCGCAGTTGTCTGCCGCTCTGGTGGTCTTTGATGGCCCTCGAAGTGTGACGGCGGAACGCATCGAGCGGCTTCGTGAATTTACCTCTAAAAATAGCTGGGAATACCGGGCTCTAGGAACGGAGAAGTTAATCAGCCGAGGCAAGTGCTGCCTAGTGGTGGTGGCTGGAGAAGGGAAAGAGCTGAAAGGCCTGCTGAGCCATCCCGGCATTGAGGACTGGAGCATTCAGATCCGGATGAAAGCCCGTGCTGAACAGAAAGGAGGGCAATAGCCGTGGCTGAAAAAACATCGAAGTATCCGCGCCCGGATGTGGTGGTGAGATTCTACGGGCCTCCAGGCGGCGGTAAGACGGCGCTGATGGGGGAGATAGCCGCCATGCTCGCCGCGAAGGGGAGTGATGCGGTATGTCTGGAGGGCAAATCTGGGGAGCGGAAGCTACCGACGGTGACGCCTCCGGAGGGGCAATTCCGAAGGCCCCGGCGCGTGCTGCTGATCGAGCAGTGGGACTGATGGTCTAACGAATAGCGATACAACCCTTTGAGGAACTTTTTTATGCAGGTGGGAGATAACATTGATCTGGCGAATCTGCGGGATCAGATTCGCGGTCGGCTGACGATGGCGGATCTGTGCGCGAAAGATGGGCTGGAAGGCCGAAGGGAAGGGCATGCGCAGCGGGCACGCTGCCCTTTTCACGAAGAAAAGAGCGGGTCATTTCTAATCGGCGGCCGTGCTGCAGATCGAGCGCATTGTTTCGGGTGCGGATGGAGCGGGGATCTTTTTGCTTTTTGGGAAAAACGCAAAGGTGTCAGCCATGTGGAGGCAGTGAATCAGCTGGCCTCGCTGGTGGGGCTGGCTCCTGTCATTCCTGGGGTGAAATGGGAGCGGCCGAAAGCGAAGGCGCTGGCGGTGGCAAAAGGCACGCGGCGGATCGAGGCCGGGGAAAAGCCGGCGCTGCCAGGCATGCGGATGCTGCGAGAAGACGAGATGGAAACGCTGGCGAAACTGCGCGGGCTTTCTGTGGAGTCGGTGAGGATCGCCGCGACGGTGATGAAGCGTGTGGGCTACTGTGAGTGGCCGCTGTATCTGAATCGCCGGGAGAACCGCTGGTGTAGCCCATGTGATGCGCATTGGTTCAAGTGCGGCCGTGATACGGATGAGTGCGCGCCGGTGCCGAGGTTCCCCTCCTGGGTGGTGACCGATGATGCGCGGTGGGTGGCGCAGTTTCGGCGCCTGGATGGTGAACCCTACACTCCGCGCGGGGAAGGCGGTAAAGATCCCTTCAAATCCTGGACACTGGGAACGGCAACGTGGCCACTCGGCGCGGCCGAGCTGCGGAATCGAATGGGTGTGATCCTCGTGGAAGGTGGGGCGGATATGCTGGCGGGTTACCATTTCCTTCAGCGTTTCAGCCGACTGCGCGAGGTGGGGGTGGTGTGCATGCTGGGCGCGAGTGGTCGCATTGCCGAGGCGGCGCTGCCTTTCTTCAAGGGGAAGCGCGTGCGGATCATCTGCGATGCGGATGAGGAGCAAGTGAAGCGACATCCACAAAAGGATGGTACGGAAAGGATCGTGAAAACACGACCTGGCTGTGATGCGGCCGCGCGATGGACGGAGCAGCTGACGCACGCGGGTGCGGCGGTGAAGACATTCTACCTCGGGGACGTGCTGGATGGCGAGGGAGAGATCATCGTGCCTGGCCTGGTGAGAGCTGACGGGAAGCCGGTAAAGGATCTGAATGACCTGGCTTATTGCAGCGAAGTGATCCTGGATAGTGATGAAGTGCGCGATGCCTTCTGTGAATGGAAGGAGGGCTTCGGTGGCTAAGAAAGCAGCCACAAAAAAAGCGGCGAATCCACGTGATGGAAAGGCCAAAAAAGGTGCGAAGGATGAAGCGGCAACGTTTTCACCCGGCGATGCGGCCGCGCCCAAGATCTTCGACGTCGATCAGGTGTGCGACGAGCTGAATCTGTGGTGGGAGAATGACGGCGGCGATTCCTTCGTGGTGAAAACGGGTGGCGAATTGTGGTCGCGCTGGCCGGTGTCATCGATCAAGCAGCTGGCGCGGATGTTGCCCGGACGATTGATTGCCCTGAAGACGCGCGAGAACGAGCGGCTGAGTGAGATGGATCGCGTGCTTTTGCATGCGCGCCAGGCGCGGTGCGTGGAGAAGGTATTGCCGGCGCTGGCGGGCTACCGTGCGGGGGTGCGTGAGCTGAGTGACGGCCGTCGTGTGGTGGTGAGGATGTCGCCCAAATTGATCGAGCCCGAGAAGGGTGAATGGTCAACTGTGCGCGCGCTGATCGAGGACCGGCTGAACCTGGGGGCAGGGGATGTGGATCAGAGCGTGTACTTTCACGCGTGGTGCAAGATCGCCTATGAAAGCCTGATGTATGGGGAGCCGGGGAGCTACAAGCCTGGTCATGCGCTAGTGCTGAGTGGGCCGGTGGGCTGTGGGAAAAGCCGTCTGCAGGTGAACATCATCACGCCTTTGTTAGGTGGCCGTAAGGCTGACCCCACGGCCTTCCTGATGGGGGATGATAGCTTTAACGCTGACATGATGGGCAGCGAACATTTGATGATGGAAGAGCTTCTGACGAGCAGCTGGAGCGCGGCCGATCGCGTGAACCTGAGCGAGGCCATCAAACGCATCGTGGCGAACGAGAGCAAGCGCATGCGTTTGATGCGCACAGATCCGCTCACTGTGGATCCGTTTTGGCGGTTCACTTTGTCCATGAATAACGACCCGGATAAGCTCCGGGCCTTCCCTATGCTGACACCTGATTTTCGTGATAAAGTGATCATGCTGCTCGTGGCCAAAAAGCCGCTGCCAATGCCGACACGAACGGCGGCCGAACAAAAAGCGTTTAACGACCAGGTGAGGAAAGAACTGCCGGCGTATGCGTATTGGTTGCTCAATGAATTTGAGATACCGACCGCCATGCTGACGGTCGATGGGCAGGATGCGACGCGGTTTGGTTTTGGTTCTTTTCAACACACGCAACTGTCAGAACAGCTGTTTGATGAGTCGCCTGCAGCTCAGTTGCTGAGGCTGATTGATACGGCTGAGATCTGCCACATCGCGGGCACTCCGAAGAAGCTTTGGGAACTGAAGCATCCGCTGAATCACAGCGGCCGGAAGCCCCGTGGGCGGCCCTGGGAGAATACGCCCTGGGTCTGGGAAGGCAGTGCTGAGAAGCTGGAAGAGCTGCTGTGTGGCCACGTGGAGGGCTGGACTTCTTCTGTGGCCCGAGCCGCCTCCAGGCTTCTGGGGAAAGCGGGCGCGGCTACGATGCTGAGCCGACTTGCGGAAGACCGGATTGACAGGATCGCTAAGCGTGACAGGGCGGAGTTTAGGGGATGGGCCATTGCCGCGTCAGCGGACGAAATGGATGCGCCGAAGGCGGAAGATGAAGAAGGTGAGGACTGAGGGGGGGGCGGCGGAGTGAGGCGTCAGCGGTCGAAACCCTGACGCCGAAGGCGTGTATGACATGCTGTGATGTCAGGCTATAAGCCTACGGCCAGGCGGAATCGCGCCCTGTGGTGACGGTGTGGCGGGTTGTTTTTTTATTTATTAGGCGCGCTAGGTGTCAGCTTATCGGTTTAACTTTTTCGATCCTAACTGAGCTTTTGTGATGTCAGATTGTCAGATTAGAAGACTTTGCCTTGAAAGAGTAGGGGCATAAGATGACGGGCAAGAGTTGCGAGGTTGCACTTTCCGCCAGAATAAGGGGCAATTCCGTGCAAATGAGGGGCGATCCTGCCCCATCCCACCCCGGTAAGGAATCTCTTTGCCCCCTAGGGTGCCTAATGCGGGTCCTCCGTCCCCCAGTGAATTCGCAAATGGGGCGAAGAATTGCACTCTTGCCCCTGTCTTTTGACACTAGGCGAGGGGCATGGATTTAGACGTGGTCATGCAAATGGAAGGGCAAAAGTGCCCTGCTAGCTGCCTTAGTTGCTGCCTATCGCCCGTTCCTGCCCCTCTGCTGATCAAGGCGAACAAAAATTTTCGGAAGGGTAGGGCCTTGCCCAAAATTTTCGCGCGACGTAAAAATAAAACATCGGACAAAAAAACGGCCGGCGCTGCATCATGAACGCGCTAGAACAATCCGAGATCCCTCTCGCCGCCGAATCTGAAGCGCTGCAACTGCACGCGCCTGCCTGTATCGCGGTGCGGCCAAAGTTGGAGAGCGCCAAAAAGGAAACGTACAAGCATTACGAGTCCATCTATGGCAAAAAGACTCGAACGCTGAAGTGGTGGGTAGAGCAGGGGCGCTCGGCGGCGGGTGGGCCTGATCTACCCCCGTTAGATCGACCTGAGGAGATGCCAGCATGGTGGGAGAGGGTAATGACTCAATCATGCCCTAGATCAGTTCTGGAGGCCTCCAGAGCGGCAGCGGCGGCGCGTACCTCGTCTATGGTCGTGTCGGTGGTCTCACAAGCTCCTATCGCAAATGCGGCTAACGGGAGCTCTGCTACACCTGCATTTGAGGCTCCGGCCCTAACGAGCCAAGATGAAAACCTGAATCATTTAAAGGGGCAGCTAGCGCGGGTGCGTCTTGAGCTCCTAGAGGCGGAGACTGCAGAGCCGCGTGACCACGTCCTGATCGAGTCGAAAGAAAGGAAGTGGCGGGAATTGCGAACGGAGGTTGAAGAAGCTGAGGCGGCGATTTTTAAACTCCGAAAAATGCAGGGAAAGCTCGTGGATCTGGAGGCGGTCGAAGCCGCTCTTATGCCGCTGCTCTCAAACGTCGTGGATGCCGTGCGTTCCACCTACACCCGAGTGCGGCCGTCGCTGTCTGCGGCATCGACAGACGCTGAGCGTGAGGCCATCTGGAACCGTGGGATTGATGAGGCCTTTGAAGAGCTTGTCCGTGGTGGCTTTTTGAACCGTGAAACCATGAAGCTCGCTGCATGATTGATCTCACTGAATGGGGGCGTGGATTGTTGGGCCGGGTCATTCGACCACGGCCCAAAGGTGGGATCGCGAAGTGGGGCCATGAGAACATTGCGCTAAGCAGTGAGGAGAGCGCTGGAGCTCCGGGCCCTTACCGGGTCGAGCTAGAGCCTTGGACATCGATCGTCTTCAAATTCATCGAAGATCCGCGCTATGATCTCCTGTACGTGGCGAAAGCTTCCCGTATGGGCTTCACACTGGCTTTCTTCGTGGCCATGATGTGGTGGCTCACCCATTTTGGCACGAATATCATTTTCGCGATCGACAAATCGAAGGAGGTCAAAAGGATCGCTAGAAAGCGCATCATCCCATTGATCAAGAGCGTGCGCGCTTTGCGTGATGTGCTGCCTTCGAATGATCGCGCGCTAACGACTGAGACGCTTTACTTGAAGGGTAAGACAGTCTTTCTCGCGGGTGCTCAAAGCCTTAGCCAGGTGTTGAATAAAACGGCCTCGCTGATCTGCGCGGATGAGCTCGATCAGTTTGAAAACTTCAAGTCTGGGGAAATCAACGCCCATGGTCATTTGTTAGACCGAATGATGGACGTGCTGAATGCCAAGGGCATCTTTGGCGGAAAGCCGCGTAATGAGGAGGATATCACTTGGCAGGAATATCTCACCGGGACTCGTCACCAACTGTTTGTGCCTTGTCCTCACTGCGAGACCATGCAGGTCTTAGACCCGAAAAATATGCGGTATGATCACTGTCGCACCGAAGATGGGGATTATGATGGTGACCGGGTAGCGAATGATGCCTTTTGGCAGTGCATCAATCCAGAGTGCCGATTGGATCCAGCGCGTCACCACGGCCGCATTGATGAAAAGCACAAGCTGTGGATGCTGGAAATGAAAGACCATGAGTTTGTTAGGGCGGAGTTCCGCCAAACCAATTTTGGGCAGGATGATGATAAGCCTGAGCCGCGTAAAATGAGCGTGCAGATTGGGCAGCAATACAGTCTCCGGCCAAAGCTGACCTGGGGAGCGATCGCGTTGCATTGGATCAAGGCCAGCAAAAAGGGTGGAACCGAATTGGCGCACTTTTATCGCACGCGTTTTGGCATGCCTTATCGACAAAAGCAGACCATCATCAAAGGCGAGATGGTCAAAGCTCTGGCAAAGGGTAGCGTTTATCGGCATGGTGAATGCCCCGTCTTGCCTTGCTTCGTGGCCATGGCTGTGGACGTTCAAGAGCTCGTTAAAAAGTGGTCTAAGGTCGCCTTCCTGCCTTCCGGTGAGGCTTTCATCATTGATTACGGCGAGTGCTTGGCCTTTGAAGATCTTTATGAGATCGCAGAGAAGCCCATCAAGATCCTGGACTGGGGAGATATCCCTGAGTCCGAGCGGGATCCACACATCATGGTGAATTTCGTCTGGATTGATGAGGGTAACGGTGATGGGGATCAATCGACGAAGGATGTGCGAGACTTCTGTGCTCGCCCTCGCTCTCGAAATCACCCGCTGCACGGCGGCCATTGGATTTACCCGTGTAAAGGGGCAGGGGGCTTGCAAATCAAGGGTGTGGTCGATGAACGTGACCGCAAGGTCGATAGCTATGAGTTCAAATGCTACCACTTGAGCCATAATGAATTCGCCACTGAGTTGTACCTACAGCGAATTGGCCAGCACGAAGAGATTTGCGCGGCCATGGAGATCATGGCGCGAAGCCCTCACAAAAGGCTACCGCTTCCGGCCCCTCGCTTGTGGCTGATGAAAAATCCCGATGACGAATTCATCGCGGAATTGTGCGCGGAGAAACGGCAGCTCAAAAAGGTCCGTGGGCGGCTGCGTTGGGTATGGGTCGATCCGACCGAAAAAAACGACTATGGCGACACGGTGAAGTATTGCCTGGCCATGTGGTATTTCATTCGTGAATTGTATGGGTGGGAGGCACCTGATGATGAGCCAGAAACTGATGCATCGAAACCGGCCCAAAAGGAGCGCGAATACATCCTGCATCGGGATGAGGATTGACATCCTCTAGGCCCTTGAATGGCCTCCGATGTTGATCCCGATATCCTCACTGACGCAATCCTCCTGCATGTTGAGGACCTTGGCGAGGTGAATGGTAAAGCCTGGCTGCGCACGGAATTTGACCGCGTTTTTGGCCTCGTGATGGCTGGCGATGAATTTGTAACGGCTACGAGCTTCAAAGGTCAGAGCGGCAGCGCGGAGCGCAAAGTTTCCGGTGCCCAGTTGCTCGCTGTGCTCACTCAAGCTCGCAAGATGCTGAATGCTGAAGAAAACGGCAGCCCTGCGGCTGGGGCCATGCTTGTCCCTCGTCTCGCTGACTTTCCCCTTTCCTGATTTTTATGAGTCGTTCTAAAGCTCGATCCAAAGCTAAGCCCGCGCCCATTACAGCGGCCGTCTTGCCTCCAGCAATGCCGGCAATCAATAGCGGTGGTGGAATCCGCAGCACCCCCGTGGGCCAGACCTGGCGGAACTGGAGAGCCGAGACCAGCACTCAAGCTCGGGAGCGTGTTCTCACATCACGATTCCTCCAGGAGGCGCTTCCATTTGTGGGTTACCTGGTCTCGCAGCTGCCCGAGGAAGCTTTGGGTGATGGCCTAGTGCCGACCAGCGAAAGCAAGGATTTGGAGTTCAAGCGCGCGGCTACGGCATACTTTGATCAATGGGCTAGATCGCCCGCGATCGACATTCGTCGCCGATTCGATTTCTACGCATCGCAGCATATGATCGGCCAGACCATGATTGGCGATGGCCAAGTGTTTGCGCTGAAAATTCGTGATCCGCGCCCTGAGGCGCTAGCAAGGCCGTTAAGTGATAAGAAATTCCGCCGTTTACAGCTTCAATTTCTGACTCGTGATCAGCTCGGAAATGCAGGAGCTCGTGACATGGTGGCCAATGGAACTTCCCTTGTTTGGGATAACGGAATCCAGTTTGATAGCCTGGATGTGGCTCGCAAATACAGCATCATCAAGCAGACCTCTCCAGGCATCTTAGCAGGCAGTTCTTATGAGATTAAAGACGCGTCAGAGATGCTGCACATTTACGCCGATCGAATGTTCAATCAGCGCCATGGAACCCCATGGCTTTTCAGCGGCAACTCCAGTGCTCTTGATGCCTTAGACCGTAAATCGGTGCGTATGTATGCCTCCAAGATTCGCGCCTATTTCTTGGGTGCCATCAAGACACCGACGGGCGAAAATCCGGCAAGCATGCGCAGCGCGGTGAGGAAAGGCACCAAGCTGAACGAAGAAGGCGCTGCGGTCGATAACGGTGTACGATATGTCGAGCTGGCGGGTGGCGTCTCCATTCCCGTTTTGAAGGAAGGGGAATCCATCAACTTTTACCAGAATCAGGATCCTGTTACGGCTGATCAGCTTCTGCAGGAGCTCTGGACGGAGCTTGTGTTTTGCCTGAAATATCCGCCTGAATACCTGCTGAATTTGATGGGCCTCGGCTCTGGTGCTATCAGGATGGTGCTTCGCAAAGTCAAAAAAGCTCATGACAGAATCCGTCGCCCAGTGCGGCAGCAATACTGCCAGGAGGTGTGGGAATTTGTCATCGGGGATGCCATTCAGCAAAAGCTCCTCCCGCTCGTGGATGACTGGCGCGACGTGAATTGGAAAGGTGGAGTCGATCCAAGCATTGATGCCGGCCGAGATGAAAAAGCCGAGCAGGAAAAGCTGCGGAGTTTCACGGGCACGGTCGAGCAGTATTGCGATGCGTTAGGCCTGGATGGCGAATCGGTCCGGCATGCTCGCTTGGATGAGATAGCGGATAACATTGCTTACGGAGCTAAAAAAGGCCTGCCTTGGTTCATGTGCATCGATGCGCTTCAAGTGCAAGCCATGACAGGTTTGGCCTCCCAGTTAGGCGTTGATATCGGTGACCTGGTAGCCAAGCTAACAACGGTTAAGGAGTAGAATGAACGACCGCCACGTGGCGGTCGTCATTGACATCTAGCTGGCTGGGTATGACTCAGCCTCGGCCTTCTTTCATCACTGCCTCAGCCGTTCCTCCCAAGCAAAACGGATCCTGGTTTGCCATTACAGCGCTGGCTGACAAACCTGCAGCCGAGATTCGGCTCCGTGGTTACATTGGCATGGCCTCGGAGGGTTACGACTACTGGACTGGTGAGAGCTATGATACTGGCGGCGCTGGCACGGTGCAGGAATTCGAAGAAGCCTTGAAAGCGCTGGGCCCAGTTGACGTGATCAATGTTTATATCACCTCTGAGGGTGGGAACGTTACCGATGGCATTGCTATCCATAACATTCTGGCCCGCCAGAAGGCTAAAGTCGTTTGTACGATTGATGGTTATGCTTTTTCTATTGCCACCGTGATTGCCATGGCGGCCAATGAGCTGAGGATCGCTGCGAATGGCCTCATGATGATCCACGATGCGGAGTTTTGGGCAGCGGGCTCTGACGTCAAAGCATTGCAAGACGCTATCAACAGTCTCCAGGCCTGCAATGAAGCGATCGCAACGGCCTATCAGGCAAAAGCGGGTGGAACGCTCGCAGACTGGCATCTCAGAATGTCGCAAACGACCTGGCTAACGGGTCGCCAAGCGGCGGAACTGAGGTTGGCAGATACAATCCTGGATGATGTGGCTCTCACAGCATACGCGCCCGCGAATAAGGCCACCCTTGCTCGTCAAATGCCCGAGAGCATACGGGCTCTTTTTGACAATGCGTCACCACCGATCGCCACGCCGACACCTTCCACCACTCCTATGTTGAAGCCCCGCACTCCTCTCTTCACTGCCGCCACCGATACGCCGCCCGCTGGCGGGGGTGCGGCTCCTACAACTCCCCCCGCTGCAACGGCTACCCCGCCTGAGGCTGATCCTGTTGTTGTCCCTCCACCGGCAGCCGCTGCCGCGCCGGTCGCTGATTCGGTCGCTGCTGCGGTTACCGCTGCAATGGCTCCCATGCTAACGCAGATCACTGCATTAGCCGCTGAGGTGCAACACCTCAAAGGTCTCGATGCTCACGGCATTTCTCGCACAACAGCGGCCAGCGCTGGCCCAGTAGGAGGAGCAAAGGCTGATAAGCCCGACCTCACTGCCCTCTCTCCTCGCGAACGGGTCAAAGCTGCCCTGGCCGAACGTCGTTCCTAATCTCTCACCCTCACCCTTCTTTCTACCTACTCGTTTTATGACTCTTCGCCTTGCCGCTAAAATTGTTTTCTCGCTCCTTTGTGTGCTCTTGGCCGTTAATCACGGCTTCATCGTCGGTCTCAGCATCTGGTGTGTTGGTGGTCTCGCTCTGATTAAGCCCCAATACACGGGCGAATTTTGTGAGCGTCTGACCATGCTAGACCTGGTTCGTCCCGATCCGCTGATCGGTGGCCTGGTCGAAGAAAACATCATTCGCGCCCCCGAGCTGCAGGTATTTGAAATGGCGCAACTGGAGAGCGGAATCAGCTACAAGACTCTTCATCGTATCGGCTTGCCCACCACGGGTTTTCGCAAAATCAACCAAGGCGTTGATCCATCCAAAAGCCGCTACGAATCGCGGGAGCATAAGTGCTTTCTGTTCTCCGGCCGGGTTGAGTATGATCGTGCAGCCGGCCAGGCGGACAGCGGGGGCTTGGCAGCCATTGAAGCGCGCGAGTCTTCGGGTGTTATGCTTTCTTCCATGCAGGAGATCGGGAGTCAGATCTTTAATGGTGTGGCTAACGAAGCTGAGGGTTTCCCCGGCTTGAAAGCTTTCACGCCTTTCGGGGGTGCTTACACTCTCAATGCCACGGGTGCGGCGGCGAATACGGCAAGCTCCATTTATGGAGTGATCATGGGCGAAGATTACTGCCGCCTGATCGGTGGCGCGGGCGACATCTTTAACTTGGGTGACTTCCGCGACGAAACCTTGCGCGATGAAAACGATAAACCTTTCGCTGGCCGTGCTGCTGATCTGCTAGGCTGGGTCGGTTTGCAATGCAGTGCTAAATTTTGTGTGGTCCGAATCGCCAACGTCACGGCGGAGGTTGGCAAGGGTTGCACGGATAACCTTCTCGTGACAGCTAAGGAGCTTCTCCCGTCTGGATTTTCCCCGACGTTCTGGTTCATGAGTCGTCGCTCGCGTGCTCAGCTCCGCACCTCTCGCAGCGCTGTGACAATGGCGGCGTTGCAACGCACCGGTGACGGCGTGGAAGTCTCTGCGCCTGTGCCAACGGCAGACGTCGATGGTGTGCCAATCATCGCCACTGACAGCATCCCAAACACTGACGCAATCGAGGCTTAATGCCTCACCTAAACTTCACTCTTCACTTCTACTTTTATGGCTAAATTTGCTCAAGATCTCCTGCTGATTAAAACCAAGGCACTGCCGGCAGCGGCAGCGACCGCCTACACCGCCGCCATTGATTTGCGCGGCGATAGTCCCGGTGTCTCGCTTCAAAATGTCGAATTTGAATTCGGCGTTCCGGCTGTTCCTGCGCTGGCCGATACCAAGACCATCATCACCAAGTTGCAAGACTCGGCTGATGGTGTGAACTTTGCAGATATCGCGGCACTCAACAGCATCACTCAAACGGGTGCAGGGGGCGTAGGCGCGGCTGCGTTGTCGCGTAGTGTGGTGCTACCTGCGACTGTGCGGCGTTATCTGCGCGCGGCGGCCACTGTTTTGGCCGTGGGTGGCGACAACACTGCGGTGAGCTTCTTCCTCAAAGCGAAGTTTTAAGAGCTTCGGTCTAACAGAACCTTCAACCGCTTTTTTGTATGGCTACCAAAACAGTTCGTTATCATCAATTCAATCGCCCGGACGTGGAACTCCTCGTGATCGCAGAACACAAGGATGGCACCTTGGACATCGGCGATGAGGAGGGCAACATCATCGTCAGTCGCTGTCCTGTTGACGCTGGCAGGTTCGGTTGCTGTTCTTTGGTAGATTCAAGCGTTGCCGATGCGAAGGCCGCTGCCGATGCGAAGGCCGCTGCCGATGCGAAGGCCGCTGCCGATGCGAAAGCCGCTGCCGATGCGAAAGCCGCTGCCGATGCGAAAGCCGCTGCCGATGCGAAAGCCGCTGCCGATGCGAAGGCCGATAAAAAATAGTCTGCTACCGTGCATCTCCAAAACCCCTTACCGCTTTCGCTGGTAAGGTGTTTATTTTTTGACACCCCCCTGTGCACATGCCCGATATCAAAGAGCTGACGAATGATCTGGATCGAAAAAGCGGCCGTCGCCGCTTTATGATCACGGGGGTCAATGAAGAGGAAAGGGTCATTGTGGAGCTCCAATGGGAGTACAATCTCAGCCTTTATGATGAGGCAAAAAACTTCGCGGCCGTGGATCATCCTCCAGGCAATCAAGCAGCGGCTGAGCAGCTGCTTGACCTTGTGTGCGCGCTCCGCCAGAAGCTTTTCTCCCTGGATCTCACATGAGCCCTTCTGCTTTCCAACAGGCCATGATGCGAGGCATGGCTGCCAGCCCCTTCAAGGGTTCTGTAACGCTGATGATCGGGAATGCTGAGCACCCCGTTGAACACTGCGTGGTCGAGAGCGGAGACAATGCGGCCAAAGCCGAAGAATACGGCCTGCAGCACGTGAGAACGCTATCCGTTCAAATGCCGAAGAAAACACCCTTGGGGGTTTCGACACTGCCTGAGCGGCCAGAAACAAAACACAAGCTCAAGTATTTGGGCCGGATCTACAACCTGACCAGCATCGAGGGCGATGATGAGGCCTCCCCGGTGTGGGTATTGGAAGGGAACGCACCTCTATGACAACCCTGCCTGATATCTTCATGGCCCAGTTGGTTCTGGATTACCTATCAACGCCCGAGTCAGCCGCTAAAGGCGTCCCGAACATCCAGAAAATGTTGATGGATTCCTGCCAGGAATACCCGCGCCCATCGCTGATCATTGCCGCCCGTGAGGATCCCAAACAATCCTCGGGATCGAAACGCGTGGTGATGGTGACGCCTGTGCTAGCGACCTGGCTGAAAAGCAC includes:
- a CDS encoding CHC2 zinc finger domain-containing protein, with amino-acid sequence MRNFFMQVGDNIDLANLRDQIRGRLTMADLCAKDGLEGRREGHAQRARCPFHEEKSGSFLIGGRAADRAHCFGCGWSGDLFAFWEKRKGVSHVEAVNQLASLVGLAPVIPGVKWERPKAKALAVAKGTRRIEAGEKPALPGMRMLREDEMETLAKLRGLSVESVRIAATVMKRVGYCEWPLYLNRRENRWCSPCDAHWFKCGRDTDECAPVPRFPSWVVTDDARWVAQFRRLDGEPYTPRGEGGKDPFKSWTLGTATWPLGAAELRNRMGVILVEGGADMLAGYHFLQRFSRLREVGVVCMLGASGRIAEAALPFFKGKRVRIICDADEEQVKRHPQKDGTERIVKTRPGCDAAARWTEQLTHAGAAVKTFYLGDVLDGEGEIIVPGLVRADGKPVKDLNDLAYCSEVILDSDEVRDAFCEWKEGFGG
- a CDS encoding phage portal protein — encoded protein: MSRSKARSKAKPAPITAAVLPPAMPAINSGGGIRSTPVGQTWRNWRAETSTQARERVLTSRFLQEALPFVGYLVSQLPEEALGDGLVPTSESKDLEFKRAATAYFDQWARSPAIDIRRRFDFYASQHMIGQTMIGDGQVFALKIRDPRPEALARPLSDKKFRRLQLQFLTRDQLGNAGARDMVANGTSLVWDNGIQFDSLDVARKYSIIKQTSPGILAGSSYEIKDASEMLHIYADRMFNQRHGTPWLFSGNSSALDALDRKSVRMYASKIRAYFLGAIKTPTGENPASMRSAVRKGTKLNEEGAAVDNGVRYVELAGGVSIPVLKEGESINFYQNQDPVTADQLLQELWTELVFCLKYPPEYLLNLMGLGSGAIRMVLRKVKKAHDRIRRPVRQQYCQEVWEFVIGDAIQQKLLPLVDDWRDVNWKGGVDPSIDAGRDEKAEQEKLRSFTGTVEQYCDALGLDGESVRHARLDEIADNIAYGAKKGLPWFMCIDALQVQAMTGLASQLGVDIGDLVAKLTTVKE
- a CDS encoding primase-helicase family protein, with the translated sequence MPSVNGRRASVAKKAATKKAANPRDGKAKKGAKDEAATFSPGDAAAPKIFDVDQVCDELNLWWENDGGDSFVVKTGGELWSRWPVSSIKQLARMLPGRLIALKTRENERLSEMDRVLLHARQARCVEKVLPALAGYRAGVRELSDGRRVVVRMSPKLIEPEKGEWSTVRALIEDRLNLGAGDVDQSVYFHAWCKIAYESLMYGEPGSYKPGHALVLSGPVGCGKSRLQVNIITPLLGGRKADPTAFLMGDDSFNADMMGSEHLMMEELLTSSWSAADRVNLSEAIKRIVANESKRMRLMRTDPLTVDPFWRFTLSMNNDPDKLRAFPMLTPDFRDKVIMLLVAKKPLPMPTRTAAEQKAFNDQVRKELPAYAYWLLNEFEIPTAMLTVDGQDATRFGFGSFQHTQLSEQLFDESPAAQLLRLIDTAEICHIAGTPKKLWELKHPLNHSGRKPRGRPWENTPWVWEGSAEKLEELLCGHVEGWTSSVARAASRLLGKAGAATMLSRLAEDRIDRIAKRDRAEFRGWAIAASADEMDAPKAEDEEGED
- a CDS encoding terminase gpA endonuclease subunit, which translates into the protein MIDLTEWGRGLLGRVIRPRPKGGIAKWGHENIALSSEESAGAPGPYRVELEPWTSIVFKFIEDPRYDLLYVAKASRMGFTLAFFVAMMWWLTHFGTNIIFAIDKSKEVKRIARKRIIPLIKSVRALRDVLPSNDRALTTETLYLKGKTVFLAGAQSLSQVLNKTASLICADELDQFENFKSGEINAHGHLLDRMMDVLNAKGIFGGKPRNEEDITWQEYLTGTRHQLFVPCPHCETMQVLDPKNMRYDHCRTEDGDYDGDRVANDAFWQCINPECRLDPARHHGRIDEKHKLWMLEMKDHEFVRAEFRQTNFGQDDDKPEPRKMSVQIGQQYSLRPKLTWGAIALHWIKASKKGGTELAHFYRTRFGMPYRQKQTIIKGEMVKALAKGSVYRHGECPVLPCFVAMAVDVQELVKKWSKVAFLPSGEAFIIDYGECLAFEDLYEIAEKPIKILDWGDIPESERDPHIMVNFVWIDEGNGDGDQSTKDVRDFCARPRSRNHPLHGGHWIYPCKGAGGLQIKGVVDERDRKVDSYEFKCYHLSHNEFATELYLQRIGQHEEICAAMEIMARSPHKRLPLPAPRLWLMKNPDDEFIAELCAEKRQLKKVRGRLRWVWVDPTEKNDYGDTVKYCLAMWYFIRELYGWEAPDDEPETDASKPAQKEREYILHRDED